A single Kribbella aluminosa DNA region contains:
- a CDS encoding App1 family protein, with the protein MARPHYSSRLEDWFNAGVQVVLRRRGWQERIIPQVGYGNTEFVRVLARVVLGRDPRNQPRYDEDQVVRGWRAFVTAPATKVPVTVTVSGQTFDTVTDRGGFIDLTVPVVLPPGWHEIVLGVHGDRQARARIFVPDPDATFGLVSDIDDTVILTMLPRPLIAAWNTFVRDEQARRVVPGMAGLYEELLADHPGAPMFYLSTGAWNTAPTLTRFFARHGYPPGPLLMTDWGPTNTGWFRSGQEHKRTALRRLAREFPKVQWVLVGDDGQHDPQLYGDFAQTHPDHVLAIGIRQLTPAEQVLSHGLPVPNADPGAHDPQRPTAVTVQGPDGHALRPQLRSVLTRPETT; encoded by the coding sequence ATGGCCCGTCCGCACTACTCGTCCCGTCTCGAGGACTGGTTCAACGCCGGGGTGCAGGTGGTGTTGCGGCGGCGCGGCTGGCAGGAGCGGATCATCCCGCAGGTCGGGTACGGCAACACCGAGTTCGTCCGCGTACTGGCGCGCGTGGTGCTCGGCCGCGACCCTCGTAACCAGCCGCGGTACGACGAGGACCAGGTGGTGCGCGGGTGGCGCGCGTTCGTAACAGCGCCGGCGACGAAGGTGCCGGTCACGGTGACGGTCAGCGGGCAGACGTTCGACACCGTCACCGACCGCGGCGGCTTCATCGATCTGACGGTTCCGGTGGTGCTGCCGCCGGGCTGGCACGAGATCGTGCTGGGTGTGCACGGCGACCGGCAGGCCCGGGCGCGGATCTTCGTCCCGGATCCGGACGCGACGTTCGGTCTGGTCAGCGACATCGACGACACCGTGATCCTCACGATGCTGCCGCGTCCGCTGATAGCAGCCTGGAACACGTTCGTACGGGACGAGCAGGCGCGCCGCGTCGTACCAGGGATGGCAGGCCTCTACGAGGAGCTGCTGGCGGACCACCCGGGTGCGCCGATGTTCTACCTGTCGACGGGCGCGTGGAACACCGCCCCGACGCTGACCCGCTTCTTCGCACGGCACGGGTACCCGCCGGGGCCGTTGCTGATGACGGACTGGGGACCTACGAATACAGGCTGGTTCCGTAGCGGCCAGGAGCACAAGCGGACCGCCCTACGCCGACTGGCACGTGAGTTCCCGAAGGTGCAGTGGGTGCTGGTCGGTGACGACGGTCAGCACGACCCCCAGCTGTACGGCGACTTCGCGCAGACACACCCGGACCACGTCCTCGCCATTGGCATCCGCCAGCTGACACCGGCCGAGCAGGTGCTGTCGCACGGTTTACCGGTGCCCAACGCGGACCCTGGCGCCCACGACCCGCAACGGCCGACCGCAGTCACGGTGCAAGGACCGGACGGGCACGCGCTCCGTCCGCAGCTGCGTTCGGTGCTCACGCGTCCCGAGACCACCTGA
- the bioB gene encoding biotin synthase BioB, with protein sequence MTSLKRELPTRADALQVLAGEDELVDVVAAAFKVRREFFGRRVKLNTIVNLKSGLCPEDCAYCSQRLGSTADILKYSWIDSVEAAQLAGDAVAAGVKRVCLVASGRGPGDRDIRRVESVIGAIKDEHPQVEICVCLGLLQAGQAERLRAAGAYAYSHNLNTSEQRYGDICTTHTYGDRVETLQRAARGGLSPCSGAIFGMGESDDEIVDLAFALRELDPDSVPVNFLIPFEGTPLGGRWELTPERCLRILALFRFCFPDVEVRLAGGREIHLRGLQVLALHVANSIFLGDYLTSEGQPGADDLQLIADAGFTVEGLDHTTSPDVRHDLVTPRRRGAGTSPRRDA encoded by the coding sequence ATGACGTCGCTCAAGCGCGAACTACCGACACGTGCAGATGCGCTTCAGGTGCTCGCGGGCGAGGACGAGCTCGTGGACGTGGTGGCTGCGGCGTTCAAGGTACGACGTGAGTTCTTCGGGCGGCGGGTGAAGCTGAATACGATCGTCAATCTGAAGAGCGGATTGTGCCCGGAGGATTGCGCCTACTGTTCGCAGCGTCTCGGCTCGACCGCGGACATCCTGAAGTACTCGTGGATCGACTCCGTTGAGGCCGCGCAGCTCGCCGGCGATGCCGTCGCAGCCGGCGTGAAGCGGGTCTGCCTGGTTGCAAGCGGGCGCGGCCCAGGTGATCGTGATATCCGCCGCGTTGAGAGTGTGATCGGCGCGATCAAGGATGAGCACCCGCAAGTAGAAATCTGTGTCTGCCTCGGGCTGCTCCAGGCTGGGCAGGCCGAGCGGCTGCGTGCTGCCGGGGCTTACGCGTACAGCCACAACCTGAACACCAGCGAGCAGCGTTACGGCGACATCTGTACGACGCATACGTACGGGGACCGGGTCGAGACCCTGCAACGTGCGGCGCGAGGTGGGTTGTCGCCGTGCTCGGGCGCGATCTTCGGCATGGGGGAGTCGGACGACGAGATCGTCGATCTGGCATTCGCGCTGCGCGAGCTCGATCCGGACTCGGTGCCGGTGAACTTCCTGATCCCGTTCGAGGGAACGCCACTGGGAGGGCGCTGGGAGCTGACCCCGGAGAGGTGCCTGCGGATTCTCGCCCTGTTCCGTTTCTGCTTTCCGGACGTCGAGGTGCGCTTGGCCGGCGGCCGGGAGATCCATCTGCGCGGACTGCAGGTGCTGGCGCTGCACGTGGCGAACTCGATCTTCCTCGGCGACTACCTCACCAGCGAGGGGCAGCCGGGCGCTGACGATCTACAGCTGATCGCTGACGCCGGCTTCACCGTCGAGGGACTCGACCACACGACATCGCCGGATGTACGCCACGACCTGGTCACCCCCAGACGCCGCGGTGCCGGAACCAGCCCACGCAGAGACGCCTAA
- a CDS encoding CHAD domain-containing protein produces the protein MGVGGLAAEDPVGVLVAAALTRGAQRLQKSVRMVANEEDDAIHQVRVSCRRLRSDLKLFRKLLAGEWATGLRADLASLAQACGEARDLEVIADLVRENTTSEDNAEHVDTILTTLTLGLDRAAARSAEVVLSDSTRDLLATLEAVAAAPDLKPNADKPCSEVLPQLLRSATDKFTQEADKLRPWTPDDDWHQVRLLAKRVRYAADTSAAVLGDEAKATAAHAATYQELLGQHQDHCAAADALTAMAVEAAAQDDPELSFTLGRLTERHRAARKPLREQFLSLYHRP, from the coding sequence GTGGGGGTTGGGGGCCTGGCGGCCGAGGACCCGGTTGGTGTGCTGGTGGCGGCTGCGCTCACCAGGGGAGCGCAGCGGCTGCAGAAGTCGGTCCGGATGGTGGCGAACGAGGAGGACGACGCCATCCACCAGGTCCGGGTGTCCTGCCGGCGGCTGCGGAGCGACCTGAAGCTGTTCCGCAAACTGCTGGCGGGCGAATGGGCGACCGGACTCCGAGCCGACCTCGCCTCGCTCGCTCAGGCCTGCGGCGAGGCCCGTGACCTCGAGGTGATCGCCGACCTCGTCCGCGAGAACACCACCAGCGAGGACAACGCAGAGCACGTCGACACGATCCTCACCACGCTCACCCTCGGCCTGGACCGCGCAGCCGCCCGTTCCGCTGAGGTGGTCCTGAGCGACTCGACGAGGGATCTGCTCGCAACACTCGAGGCCGTCGCCGCAGCGCCCGACCTGAAGCCCAACGCGGACAAGCCCTGCAGCGAGGTCCTCCCGCAGCTGCTGCGCTCAGCCACGGACAAGTTCACCCAGGAGGCTGACAAGCTCCGGCCGTGGACCCCTGACGATGACTGGCACCAGGTACGTCTGCTGGCGAAGCGGGTGCGGTACGCCGCCGACACGAGCGCCGCCGTACTCGGTGACGAGGCGAAAGCCACAGCCGCGCACGCAGCGACGTACCAGGAGCTGTTGGGCCAGCACCAGGACCACTGTGCCGCGGCGGACGCTCTGACGGCCATGGCTGTCGAGGCGGCTGCTCAGGACGACCCGGAGCTCTCGTTCACGCTAGGACGCCTCACAGAGCGCCACAGAGCCGCGCGGAAGCCGCTGCGCGAGCAGTTCCTCAGCCTGTATCACCGCCCCTGA
- a CDS encoding DUF1015 domain-containing protein: MPDAVLRLDPLRAWRFVAGKVSALGAVTSPPYDVLEPAIVRRLTDSDLYNMVRLILPRDPDLGPARYDEPAHRLSGWQRDGVVVQDEQPALYVYEQRLGDALLCGLVGALQLDPTRHVVLPHEDVMPHWVADRLRLMQATDADLEPILLAYAGGGVASDAVDTARSGEPWVEAETYNGAEHRIWRISDPEVLAGIEAELAKHEAVIADGHHRYAAYLERQLREPYRQSAEVGLAMLVDYVRHPLTLDPIHRVVPGLDLATVQLRTPSGWQMQPGRVEGDPNRISVTDGSSWLTLHAASDAPAVTLLHQVLLPAWGVSEDTLSFHHTLADALALADAQQLAVELTAPHMDQVLRSAAQGVVLPQKATSFGPKPRVGLLFRTL; the protein is encoded by the coding sequence ATGCCGGATGCGGTACTGAGACTCGATCCCCTGCGCGCGTGGCGGTTCGTCGCGGGCAAGGTGAGTGCACTGGGGGCCGTCACGTCGCCGCCGTACGACGTGCTGGAACCCGCCATCGTGCGGCGGCTGACTGACTCTGATCTGTACAACATGGTGAGGCTCATCCTTCCACGCGATCCGGATCTCGGACCTGCCCGGTACGACGAACCGGCGCACCGGCTGTCCGGGTGGCAGCGGGACGGTGTGGTGGTGCAGGACGAGCAGCCGGCTTTGTACGTGTACGAGCAGCGCCTGGGGGACGCCCTACTCTGCGGGCTCGTCGGCGCGTTGCAGCTGGACCCGACACGTCACGTAGTACTGCCGCACGAGGACGTGATGCCGCACTGGGTCGCCGACCGCCTGAGACTGATGCAGGCGACGGACGCCGACCTGGAGCCCATTCTGCTCGCGTACGCGGGAGGTGGCGTGGCCAGTGACGCAGTGGATACGGCACGGTCCGGCGAACCCTGGGTGGAGGCCGAGACGTACAACGGCGCCGAGCACCGGATCTGGCGCATCAGCGACCCGGAGGTACTGGCAGGAATCGAGGCGGAGCTCGCCAAACACGAGGCCGTCATCGCGGACGGGCACCACCGGTACGCGGCGTACCTGGAGCGCCAGTTGCGTGAGCCGTACCGGCAGAGCGCAGAGGTCGGCTTGGCCATGCTGGTCGACTACGTACGGCACCCGCTGACGCTGGATCCAATCCACCGCGTCGTACCGGGGCTGGACCTGGCGACCGTGCAGCTACGCACGCCGTCCGGCTGGCAGATGCAGCCCGGTCGGGTGGAGGGCGACCCGAACCGCATCTCGGTCACGGACGGCTCCAGCTGGCTGACACTCCATGCGGCATCGGACGCGCCAGCGGTCACGCTGCTGCACCAGGTGCTGCTGCCGGCATGGGGAGTGTCTGAGGACACGCTCAGCTTCCACCACACCCTTGCGGACGCCCTAGCACTTGCTGACGCGCAGCAGCTCGCCGTAGAGCTCACAGCACCTCACATGGACCAGGTATTGCGTTCTGCGGCGCAAGGCGTCGTACTGCCGCAGAAGGCCACGTCGTTCGGCCCGAAGCCACGAGTGGGACTGCTGTTCCGGACGCTGTGA
- a CDS encoding HAD-IIA family hydrolase, translating to MTKERTAPEPLSACDEALASRYDVALLDLDGVVYVGPDPVPDAPENLRKAAKEGMRIGFITNNASRPATIVAEHLASFGLDVLADDVVTSAQAAAKLVASEFPKGSPVLVVGGEGLYVALEEYGLTPVRSSDGHPVAVVQGFHPDVNWVMLADGAHAINEGAKWYATNLDLTIPTAAGKAPGNGTLVQAIRAAVDVDPVVAGKPEPPLLETSIERLEAKRPLMIGDRLDSDIEGANKVGIASLWVATGVNDAYDLARAPKNQRPTYVAAGLGALAEKQPGVTVDGGKHTCEGWTAEVVNNAVTVKGEGEPYDGLRAILSAVWAAVDAPAEPAKAAKATARGRRPRPKPAPTADSIALDAALHRIGLDK from the coding sequence ATGACCAAGGAACGAACTGCGCCGGAACCGCTGTCGGCGTGTGACGAAGCGCTCGCGAGCCGGTACGACGTGGCGCTGCTGGACCTCGACGGTGTCGTGTACGTCGGTCCCGACCCCGTGCCGGACGCGCCCGAGAACCTGCGCAAGGCCGCCAAGGAAGGCATGCGGATCGGGTTCATCACGAACAACGCGAGCCGGCCGGCCACGATCGTTGCCGAGCACCTCGCGTCGTTCGGGCTGGACGTGCTCGCCGACGACGTGGTGACCTCCGCGCAGGCGGCGGCGAAGCTGGTCGCGAGCGAGTTCCCGAAGGGCTCGCCGGTGCTCGTGGTCGGCGGCGAGGGACTGTACGTCGCGCTCGAGGAGTACGGGCTGACGCCGGTGCGGAGCAGCGACGGGCACCCGGTCGCGGTCGTCCAGGGCTTCCACCCGGACGTGAACTGGGTGATGCTCGCCGACGGCGCGCACGCGATCAACGAGGGCGCGAAGTGGTACGCGACCAACCTGGACCTGACGATCCCGACCGCGGCCGGCAAGGCGCCCGGGAACGGGACGCTGGTGCAGGCGATCCGGGCCGCCGTCGACGTCGACCCGGTGGTCGCCGGGAAGCCCGAGCCGCCGCTGCTGGAGACCAGCATCGAACGGCTGGAAGCCAAGCGCCCGTTGATGATCGGGGACCGGCTGGACTCCGACATCGAGGGCGCGAACAAGGTCGGCATCGCGAGCCTGTGGGTGGCGACCGGGGTGAACGACGCGTACGACCTGGCGCGGGCGCCGAAGAACCAGCGGCCGACGTACGTCGCTGCCGGGCTCGGGGCGCTGGCGGAGAAGCAGCCCGGGGTGACCGTCGACGGCGGCAAGCACACCTGTGAGGGCTGGACCGCCGAGGTGGTGAACAACGCCGTCACGGTGAAGGGCGAGGGCGAGCCGTACGACGGTCTGCGCGCGATCCTGTCCGCGGTCTGGGCGGCGGTCGACGCGCCCGCCGAGCCTGCGAAGGCCGCGAAGGCGACCGCCCGCGGCCGGCGGCCCCGCCCGAAGCCTGCTCCGACAGCGGATTCCATCGCCCTGGACGCGGCCCTGCACCGGATCGGCCTCGACAAGTAG
- a CDS encoding polyhydroxyalkanoate synthesis protein PhaF gives MVMDALRGYVQLANGLTEVTKQKAQSAAKALLQQTGADSLTTRVSDLADEIVATSKSNRQLLQAIVANEVEGAVARLGFVRSEEVAGLSRRVKALETELAEAHAAAAERPAEPAPVVEDVVEATVVDEAPAPAKKVPAKKAAAKKAAPAKKTLAKKTPAKKTPAKKAAAKKAPAKKAAKKAPAKKTAKKA, from the coding sequence ATGGTGATGGACGCGCTGCGCGGGTACGTACAACTGGCGAACGGGTTGACCGAGGTCACCAAGCAGAAGGCCCAGTCGGCTGCGAAGGCGCTTTTGCAGCAGACCGGGGCGGATTCGCTGACGACCAGGGTGAGCGACCTGGCCGACGAGATCGTTGCCACCAGCAAGAGCAACCGTCAGCTGCTGCAGGCGATCGTGGCGAACGAGGTCGAGGGCGCGGTCGCGCGGCTCGGGTTCGTCCGGTCCGAGGAGGTCGCGGGGCTCTCCCGACGGGTGAAGGCGCTGGAGACCGAGCTCGCCGAGGCGCACGCTGCCGCGGCGGAGCGGCCTGCCGAGCCGGCGCCGGTCGTGGAGGACGTTGTCGAGGCGACCGTGGTCGACGAGGCCCCTGCCCCGGCGAAGAAGGTCCCGGCGAAGAAGGCCGCGGCCAAGAAGGCTGCGCCTGCCAAGAAGACGCTTGCCAAGAAGACGCCTGCCAAGAAGACGCCTGCCAAGAAGGCTGCTGCGAAGAAGGCCCCGGCGAAGAAAGCGGCCAAGAAGGCCCCGGCGAAGAAGACGGCGAAGAAGGCCTGA